In one Sphingobium sp. MI1205 genomic region, the following are encoded:
- a CDS encoding SDR family oxidoreductase, giving the protein MGKSLEGRAVVVTGASSGIGRAIAVDLGAHGADVCLVGRSEEELARTAELITQAGGPKPTAVAMNLQERGPLGDLIDRIGKEHPHFFAVINNAGVMYPEPLMEGTIERWQAMLDINVMAQLEGSQAAVRAMRAHGKPGHVINIGSVQGSFEEPGVYGISKKAAEMIGATLRKEVERDDIRVSTVVLGGFATNLARDFNPETMSNLAGNLERLGIDPQSTDMSKIVGDPQHVANVVRYILEQPIDINLHEVFIRPPISTKA; this is encoded by the coding sequence ATGGGCAAGAGTCTTGAAGGCCGCGCTGTGGTCGTGACGGGGGCTTCGAGCGGCATCGGCCGCGCCATCGCCGTCGACCTGGGGGCACACGGCGCCGATGTCTGCCTGGTCGGCCGGTCCGAGGAAGAGTTGGCGCGCACGGCAGAGTTGATCACGCAGGCCGGCGGGCCCAAGCCGACCGCCGTGGCGATGAACCTTCAAGAACGCGGACCGCTCGGCGATCTGATCGACAGGATCGGCAAGGAGCATCCGCATTTCTTCGCGGTCATCAACAATGCGGGCGTGATGTATCCCGAACCGCTGATGGAAGGCACTATCGAGCGCTGGCAAGCGATGCTCGACATCAACGTCATGGCCCAATTGGAAGGCAGTCAGGCAGCCGTCCGCGCGATGCGGGCCCATGGCAAGCCGGGCCATGTCATCAATATCGGTTCGGTCCAGGGCAGTTTTGAGGAACCGGGCGTCTACGGCATTTCCAAAAAGGCCGCGGAGATGATCGGGGCGACGCTGCGCAAGGAAGTCGAACGTGACGATATCCGCGTCTCCACCGTCGTTCTGGGCGGTTTCGCGACCAATCTGGCGCGTGACTTTAACCCCGAAACCATGTCCAACCTGGCAGGCAATCTGGAACGGCTGGGCATCGACCCGCAAAGCACGGACATGAGCAAGATCGTCGGCGATCCGCAGCATGTGGCCAATGTCGTGCGCTACATCCTGGAACAGCCGATCGACATCAATCTTCACGAGGTTTTCATTCGTCCGCCCATCAGCACGAAGGCCTGA
- a CDS encoding mannitol dehydrogenase family protein has protein sequence MSRLSSATIDGLPGDVLRPAYDRAAVKRGVVHLGIGAFHRAHQAVFFDDALNCGDLRWGITAASLRSPAVRDQMAPQDGLYTLVVRDGRAEQARIIGAVQDVIVAPEAPRDLLAALAHADTHIVTLTVTEKGYKLDPATGALIEGDPQLAADLASLDAPQTAPGYLVAALAMRRAAGQAPFTAISCDNLPYNGARLRDAVTGLARRHDPALADWIAARGAFPQTMVDRIVPATTDADIAALAARIGVEDRAMVKTEPFLQWVIEDDFCGPRPDFGPGVHLTADVAPWEEAKLRLLNGAHSGIAYLGGLAGIDHVHEVLALPQARAFVEALWDESETTLNPPPELDIAAYRRALIGRFDNPTLQHRTRQIAMDGSQKLPQRLLAPIAARLEAGHGIDALSLAVAAWIRWQAGRDDVGGTHLVDDPLAGPIATCLADANSAGERVDAILGFDPVMRPALRGNVVFRAALLRWLDLLETQGVRAAMHILARR, from the coding sequence GTGAGCCGCCTGTCCTCTGCGACGATCGACGGATTGCCCGGCGATGTCCTGCGCCCGGCCTATGACCGGGCCGCTGTCAAGCGCGGCGTCGTTCACCTGGGCATCGGCGCCTTCCATCGCGCGCATCAGGCGGTGTTCTTCGACGATGCCCTAAACTGCGGCGACCTACGCTGGGGGATCACCGCCGCTTCGCTGCGGTCGCCTGCCGTGCGCGACCAAATGGCGCCGCAGGACGGTCTCTACACGCTGGTCGTCCGCGACGGGCGCGCCGAGCAGGCAAGGATCATCGGCGCCGTGCAGGACGTGATCGTCGCCCCCGAAGCGCCGCGAGACCTGCTCGCCGCCCTTGCGCATGCCGATACGCATATCGTCACTCTAACCGTCACCGAGAAAGGCTACAAGCTCGACCCGGCGACCGGCGCCCTGATCGAAGGCGACCCGCAACTGGCGGCGGACCTTGCCAGCCTTGATGCGCCTCAGACCGCGCCGGGCTATCTGGTCGCCGCGCTGGCCATGCGCCGTGCGGCCGGCCAAGCGCCCTTCACGGCCATTTCCTGCGATAACCTGCCGTACAACGGCGCGCGCCTGCGCGACGCGGTGACCGGCCTGGCGCGGCGCCACGATCCGGCGCTCGCGGACTGGATCGCGGCACGGGGCGCGTTCCCGCAGACCATGGTCGACCGCATCGTTCCCGCCACGACCGATGCCGACATTGCCGCTCTTGCCGCACGGATTGGGGTGGAGGATCGCGCGATGGTCAAGACCGAGCCGTTCCTGCAATGGGTGATCGAGGATGATTTCTGCGGTCCCCGGCCGGACTTTGGACCGGGCGTGCATCTGACTGCGGATGTCGCGCCGTGGGAAGAGGCGAAGCTGCGCCTGCTCAACGGCGCGCATAGCGGCATCGCCTATCTGGGTGGCCTCGCCGGCATCGACCATGTGCATGAAGTGTTGGCGCTGCCGCAGGCGCGCGCCTTCGTCGAGGCGCTGTGGGATGAGAGCGAGACGACGCTGAACCCGCCGCCGGAACTGGACATCGCCGCCTATCGCCGCGCCCTGATCGGCCGGTTCGACAATCCGACATTGCAGCACCGCACGCGCCAGATCGCGATGGACGGATCGCAGAAGCTGCCGCAGCGCCTGCTGGCTCCTATCGCCGCGCGGCTGGAGGCGGGGCACGGGATCGACGCGCTGTCGCTGGCGGTCGCCGCCTGGATCCGCTGGCAGGCGGGCCGGGATGATGTCGGCGGCACGCATCTGGTCGACGATCCGCTGGCGGGGCCGATCGCGACCTGCCTGGCCGACGCGAACAGCGCGGGCGAGCGGGTGGACGCGATATTGGGCTTTGATCCCGTCATGCGGCCCGCGTTGCGCGGCAATGTCGTCTTCCGCGCGGCGCTGCTGCGCTGGCTAGATCTGCTGGAGACCCAGGGTGTCCGCGCCGCGATGCATATCCTGGCGCGGCGATGA
- a CDS encoding fibronectin type III domain-containing protein, whose protein sequence is MPHSPGQPYAARNLPDRIVLTPGADPVREMAVAWRTDGSQAAVEAQIAPAIDGPSLEARAKLVTGTSSAITTQNGQARYHQARFTGLNCVTMRAANCSRTSHATSLIRRRRPSVSLPLIMASCSKS, encoded by the coding sequence GTGCCGCATTCGCCTGGCCAGCCCTATGCGGCGCGCAATTTGCCCGACCGCATCGTGTTGACGCCAGGAGCCGATCCGGTCCGCGAGATGGCGGTCGCCTGGCGGACGGACGGCAGCCAGGCTGCGGTCGAAGCCCAGATCGCTCCCGCGATCGACGGGCCGAGCCTGGAGGCGCGAGCGAAACTTGTCACGGGCACAAGCTCAGCGATCACCACCCAGAACGGTCAGGCGCGCTATCATCAGGCCCGCTTCACCGGGCTCAATTGCGTGACGATGAGAGCGGCAAATTGCTCGCGGACTTCGCACGCGACATCGCTGATCCGAAGGCGACGACCTTCTGTCTCTTTGCCGCTAATCATGGCCAGCTGCTCGAAAAGCTGA
- a CDS encoding TonB-dependent receptor, which translates to MRLRRGIRHNLSVCSALLAATVLSSPAFAGTVSGVVTDGTGTRALEGAEITIVELGRTVEAQGDGSYRFTDVPAGTYTLRAHYSGVADYRETITVSETGDINKIILLGSDGSTILVIGQQASLASSLSRQRAADGVENVLTRDAVGQFPDQNVAEAVRRAPGVNVLNDQGEGRFIAVRGLDPSLNAASLNGVRVPAPEADTRSVALDVVASELIESIEIKKSLTPDMDGDTIGASVEINTTSAFDRRKDLLAASIEGSYNHYADAVTPKGSFDFSTRLTDNFGIAGGASYYKRRFETDNIEAEDYTDEGYAESIEYRDYDVRRLRTGGSLSLDWRPAPSTKLYAKGIYNRFSDQEDRRRLVFDLGDANLTSASGTSFSLNSGVPGDDEDESRIRVERDLKDRFEVQKIQSYQIGGVTESGPWTFKYSAAWSRAEEIENGSIDPVVFRRDFEAVEGDDLTVDFDYSDYKIPLYAISGPSAADFNDPSQYEFDKLERTTLSRSTDREWNFRGDIAYAIPLDQGTFTVQGGGKARLRQKNYDLTLDVFDGFGGDFTLNDALGTQTYRLAELGPVVKKRGVRGFFSDNFNDFELNAIDTAIESSIADYRVGEDVYSGYLMGRYDAGPLRVIGGVRVERTRNDLQGNFVTLLTEGTEVDGEELDEDIVSVTPSRIKRSYTDWLPSALVRYEATDKLILRLGAFKSLVRPGIGQLAPRVQAERDGDDSSVDVGNPNLKPYRAWNIDAGAEWYFAPSSVLQGGFFYKKLKDYIVEQEIEDYALNGFTYDEATIRFNSGDAEIKGLELAYAQSFRMLPAPFDGLLANLNYTFTDADGQVPTEDGFRDIPLLNAARHTFNVVLGYEKGPLSIRFAGTYRDEYLDELAGSAEEDRYVRNHFQLDASAKFRVLPNVTIFGEFVNINNAKYVAFQRGTGNGRQLLQYEKYGYTAKFGVRANF; encoded by the coding sequence ATGCGTTTGAGACGGGGTATTCGTCATAATCTTTCGGTCTGTTCCGCTCTTCTGGCGGCGACAGTGCTTTCGAGCCCCGCTTTCGCGGGCACGGTCAGCGGCGTGGTGACCGACGGCACCGGCACGCGGGCGCTTGAAGGCGCCGAGATCACCATTGTCGAGCTTGGCCGCACGGTCGAAGCCCAGGGCGACGGCAGCTATCGCTTCACCGACGTCCCAGCAGGCACCTACACATTGCGCGCGCATTATAGCGGGGTGGCGGACTATCGCGAGACGATCACGGTGTCCGAAACGGGAGACATCAACAAAATCATCCTGCTCGGCAGCGACGGCAGCACCATCCTGGTGATCGGTCAACAGGCCAGTCTGGCCAGTTCGCTGTCGCGCCAGCGGGCTGCCGACGGCGTGGAAAATGTGCTCACCCGCGACGCGGTCGGCCAATTTCCCGACCAGAATGTCGCCGAGGCGGTGCGCCGCGCACCGGGCGTCAACGTCCTCAACGACCAGGGCGAAGGCCGCTTCATCGCCGTGCGCGGTCTCGATCCCTCGCTCAACGCTGCTTCGCTCAATGGTGTGCGCGTGCCGGCTCCCGAGGCGGACACACGCTCGGTGGCGCTTGACGTAGTCGCTTCTGAACTGATCGAATCGATCGAAATCAAGAAATCGCTGACACCCGACATGGACGGCGACACGATCGGTGCCTCGGTCGAGATCAACACGACCAGCGCTTTCGATCGGCGCAAGGATCTTCTCGCCGCGTCGATCGAAGGCTCGTACAACCACTATGCCGACGCGGTCACCCCCAAGGGCAGCTTCGACTTCTCAACGCGTCTCACCGACAATTTCGGCATTGCCGGGGGCGCCTCCTACTACAAGCGTCGGTTCGAAACCGACAATATCGAAGCCGAAGACTATACCGACGAGGGCTATGCTGAGAGCATCGAATATCGCGACTATGACGTGCGCCGCCTGCGCACCGGCGGCTCTTTGTCGCTCGACTGGCGGCCGGCGCCATCGACCAAGCTCTATGCCAAGGGCATCTACAACCGTTTCTCTGATCAGGAAGACCGTCGCCGCCTGGTCTTCGACCTCGGCGATGCCAATCTTACCTCGGCCAGTGGTACGTCATTCAGCCTCAACAGCGGCGTGCCGGGCGACGACGAAGATGAATCGCGCATCCGCGTCGAACGCGACCTCAAGGACCGGTTCGAAGTGCAAAAGATCCAGTCGTACCAGATCGGCGGTGTGACCGAGAGCGGGCCCTGGACCTTCAAATATTCCGCCGCCTGGTCGCGCGCCGAAGAGATTGAGAACGGATCGATCGATCCCGTCGTGTTCCGTCGCGATTTTGAAGCGGTCGAGGGCGACGACCTGACCGTCGATTTCGACTATTCCGATTACAAGATTCCGCTCTACGCCATTTCCGGGCCGAGCGCCGCGGACTTCAACGATCCGTCGCAATATGAATTCGACAAGCTTGAGCGCACAACGTTAAGCCGTTCGACCGATCGCGAGTGGAATTTCCGCGGCGACATCGCCTACGCCATTCCGCTGGATCAGGGGACATTCACCGTTCAGGGCGGGGGCAAGGCGCGGCTGCGGCAAAAGAATTACGATCTGACGCTGGACGTTTTCGACGGCTTTGGCGGCGATTTCACACTGAATGACGCGCTTGGCACACAGACCTATCGCCTCGCCGAATTGGGACCAGTTGTGAAGAAACGCGGCGTGCGCGGCTTCTTCAGCGACAATTTCAATGACTTCGAGCTGAATGCCATCGACACGGCGATCGAGTCCAGCATCGCGGATTATCGCGTAGGCGAGGATGTCTATTCGGGCTATCTTATGGGCCGCTACGACGCCGGACCGCTGCGGGTTATCGGCGGCGTCCGCGTCGAGCGGACCAGGAATGACCTGCAGGGCAATTTCGTCACGCTGCTGACCGAAGGCACTGAAGTCGATGGCGAAGAGCTTGACGAAGATATCGTCAGCGTCACGCCCAGCCGGATCAAGCGCAGCTACACCGACTGGCTACCGAGCGCGCTCGTCCGCTATGAGGCGACCGACAAGCTCATCTTGCGTCTCGGCGCGTTCAAGAGCCTTGTCCGCCCGGGTATTGGCCAGCTCGCCCCGCGCGTTCAGGCCGAGCGCGACGGCGACGATTCTTCAGTGGATGTCGGCAATCCCAACCTCAAGCCTTATCGCGCATGGAATATCGACGCTGGCGCCGAATGGTATTTCGCACCGTCGAGCGTCCTTCAGGGCGGTTTCTTCTACAAGAAGCTGAAGGACTACATCGTCGAACAGGAAATCGAGGATTATGCGCTGAACGGCTTCACCTATGACGAAGCGACGATCCGCTTCAACTCCGGTGACGCTGAAATCAAGGGTCTCGAACTGGCCTACGCACAAAGCTTCCGGATGCTCCCCGCGCCGTTCGACGGCCTGCTGGCCAACCTCAACTATACCTTCACCGATGCCGACGGCCAGGTGCCCACCGAGGACGGCTTCCGCGACATCCCGTTGCTCAACGCGGCACGGCACACGTTCAACGTTGTGCTCGGCTATGAGAAGGGGCCGCTCAGCATCCGGTTCGCTGGCACCTATCGCGATGAATATCTCGACGAGTTGGCAGGCAGCGCGGAGGAAGACCGCTATGTCCGCAATCACTTCCAGCTCGACGCGAGCGCCAAGTTCCGCGTCCTGCCCAATGTCACGATCTTCGGCGAGTTCGTGAACATCAACAATGCGAAATATGTCGCCTTCCAGCGCGGCACCGGAAATGGACGCCAACTGCTCCAATATGAAAAGTACGGCTACACCGCCAAATTCGGCGTTCGGGCAAACTTTTAA
- a CDS encoding AI-2E family transporter → MSDNNPGEALAAERRRETALPPLQFDHGRIAIATLIVVAIVGMAWLAIELTRFLMLVFAAVVIAAVFDAIASWLCRITRMKRPVALALSVIGMLALFIGAFVLFGSQLAREFDTIRETVPRAIQAVEGFLDRYGLGERVRELAEIGGDDISRLASQAGGYAMAAGSGLADFVLVLVAAIFLASDPATYRRGLLLLIPARAEEIAALALNDASVGLRGWMVGQAVSSMVVAGLTWAGLALLGVPAAGGLGVIAGLLDIIPMVGPVIAGVPAVLLAFTVTPMTALWTLLLFLAIQQLQGNFLQPMIQKHAVDVPPAVLLFAVFAAGLLFGFIGVLLAAPLTIVVYVLIQRVYVRAMLGKPIKVAGED, encoded by the coding sequence ATGAGCGATAATAATCCTGGCGAAGCACTCGCAGCAGAACGACGGCGCGAGACAGCGCTGCCGCCGTTGCAATTTGATCATGGACGGATCGCCATCGCCACGTTGATCGTCGTGGCTATCGTGGGCATGGCGTGGCTTGCGATCGAACTGACCCGCTTCCTGATGCTCGTTTTTGCAGCAGTCGTGATCGCGGCAGTCTTCGACGCGATCGCCTCCTGGCTCTGCCGCATAACTCGGATGAAGCGTCCGGTTGCACTTGCGCTATCGGTGATCGGCATGCTTGCGCTCTTCATCGGCGCATTCGTGCTATTCGGCTCGCAGCTCGCGCGTGAATTCGACACGATCCGAGAGACGGTTCCGCGCGCCATTCAGGCGGTCGAAGGCTTCCTCGACCGTTACGGACTGGGCGAGCGGGTGCGGGAGCTGGCCGAAATCGGCGGTGACGACATTTCCCGCCTCGCGTCGCAGGCTGGAGGCTATGCAATGGCCGCCGGCAGTGGCTTGGCCGACTTCGTCCTTGTGCTTGTCGCTGCGATCTTCCTTGCGAGCGACCCTGCGACCTATCGAAGGGGACTGCTTCTCCTTATCCCTGCAAGAGCCGAAGAAATTGCCGCTCTGGCGCTCAATGATGCCTCGGTCGGGCTGCGCGGGTGGATGGTTGGTCAGGCAGTCTCGTCAATGGTCGTCGCCGGGCTGACCTGGGCAGGGCTCGCGCTGCTCGGCGTGCCTGCGGCGGGCGGGCTTGGCGTTATCGCCGGCCTGCTCGATATCATTCCCATGGTCGGTCCGGTTATCGCGGGTGTTCCCGCTGTCCTCCTTGCCTTCACCGTAACGCCTATGACGGCGCTTTGGACGCTACTCCTGTTCCTCGCCATCCAGCAGCTGCAGGGCAATTTCCTGCAGCCCATGATTCAGAAGCATGCGGTGGATGTCCCGCCAGCTGTGCTGCTGTTCGCGGTGTTTGCCGCCGGCCTGTTGTTCGGTTTCATTGGAGTGCTGCTCGCGGCACCGTTGACGATAGTCGTCTATGTCCTGATCCAGCGCGTGTACGTGCGAGCCATGCTCGGAAAGCCGATCAAGGTAGCAGGAGAGGATTAA
- a CDS encoding undecaprenyl-diphosphate phosphatase, translating to MTFFQQLLIAVVQGITEFLPISSSGHLILIPHFTDFPDQGPLIDVAVHVGSLLAIIIYFFRDVRGLAQGGLATVGVGRADEQKRLFLWIVIGTIPAVLVGLFLKTGGFLDQFRSTDLVAFNLIFYGLLLGAADRWGRQERHYEDMRLKDAIIVGLAQALALIPGTSRSGVTMTAARVLGFHRAEAARFSFLLSIPAVAGAGLLAGLDLAEATREMQWDAFVAGVLTFVAAFITMAGLMRFLRTKSMTVFVLYRVGLGAILLAFF from the coding sequence ATGACCTTCTTCCAGCAACTGCTCATCGCCGTCGTTCAGGGCATCACCGAGTTTCTCCCGATCTCCTCATCCGGTCACCTGATCCTCATCCCGCATTTCACCGACTTCCCAGATCAGGGTCCATTGATCGACGTCGCGGTCCATGTCGGCTCGCTGCTTGCCATCATCATTTATTTCTTCCGCGATGTGCGCGGTCTGGCACAAGGTGGGCTGGCCACCGTCGGAGTGGGGCGCGCCGACGAGCAAAAGCGCCTGTTCCTCTGGATTGTCATCGGCACGATCCCGGCGGTCCTGGTCGGACTGTTTCTCAAGACCGGCGGCTTTCTCGACCAGTTCCGATCGACCGATCTCGTCGCGTTTAACCTGATCTTCTACGGGCTTTTGCTAGGCGCCGCGGATCGGTGGGGGCGGCAGGAACGCCACTACGAGGACATGCGCCTGAAGGACGCCATCATCGTCGGGCTCGCCCAGGCGCTGGCTCTCATTCCGGGTACGAGCCGTTCCGGCGTGACCATGACGGCGGCGCGGGTACTGGGCTTCCACCGCGCCGAAGCGGCGCGCTTCTCATTTCTATTGTCGATCCCGGCGGTTGCCGGAGCCGGGCTTCTCGCAGGGCTCGACCTCGCCGAGGCGACGCGCGAGATGCAATGGGATGCATTCGTCGCTGGCGTACTGACCTTCGTCGCCGCCTTCATCACGATGGCCGGCCTGATGCGGTTTCTGCGGACAAAGTCGATGACCGTCTTCGTACTGTATCGGGTCGGACTGGGCGCCATACTGCTCGCCTTTTTCTAG
- a CDS encoding glycosyl hydrolase 115 family protein, which translates to MRATIMLSRRRLLTGAAGAGMCAAISKASASTSWSTVAGRRQEFPLITDGSPATLVVEESADSAVHFAARCLAEDIRRASGRSPQVHTDVGATNGPVVLIGVLGQSPAIDALVAGRRIDVSRIRGQWEAHLRLVVDRPFPGVPEALVIIGSDRRGAAFGVYDLCEQVGVSAWHWFADVPVQRRQNVTIPSEPRIDQPKVRYRGFFINDEDPCFSGWAKKKFGGINAAMYAHVFELLLRMKGNYLWPAMWAPKAFAADDPNNMIVADSMGVVIGNSHHEPMLRAQDEWHRHTDQGVTGGLWDYTKNGENLRAFWRGGIERMVSKGKGQVYESLVTVGMRGDGDEAMVEGTATELLERIVADQRKIIAEVTKRPASDTPQLWALYKEVQDYYDHGMKAPDDVTLLFADDNWGQIRRLPPLGSPPRLGGYGVYYHFDYVGVPRNYKWLNTNQIEKIWQQMDLAYQRGARQIWIANVGDIKPMEFPLGFFLSMAWNPEAMTPEALQAYPHAWARASFGPHQAVEIGDIMTTYSKLAARRKPELIDQDSFPLGEATAEALDGAEFGQMVDEWNALEARMLAVRGKLPPEQADAYYQLLEFPVSAMANLYRLHYSTAWNRKLAASNDARANYFATEVETAYARDGALTERYHTINGGKWDGMMNQVHMNYVIWNDPTQQTMPSIIRVGGDTPDGKRRRQPTFVTSAPRQPGIVAREAGTFNRAHHGPGLRWTNIPNLGRTAGGVLALPQGQAATSERDGVRLEYDMVMDRPGPATLTLFLAPTLDTLGQGALRIGVSIDDQPVQPLTARLEATGGAQDTPGKQAWAEAVRNNVVRLSAELGPLTAGRHVVKIWRLDDNVVLQKVVLATVPLPPSYLGPTPT; encoded by the coding sequence ATGAGAGCGACGATTATGCTGTCGCGTCGGCGACTGCTTACGGGTGCGGCGGGAGCCGGCATGTGCGCGGCTATCTCGAAAGCCTCTGCAAGCACCTCTTGGAGCACGGTCGCAGGCCGCCGACAAGAGTTTCCGCTCATCACCGATGGATCGCCAGCCACCCTCGTCGTTGAGGAGAGTGCGGATTCGGCGGTCCATTTCGCCGCCCGATGCTTGGCCGAGGATATCAGACGCGCATCCGGACGGTCGCCACAGGTTCATACCGATGTGGGGGCGACAAACGGTCCGGTCGTGCTGATCGGCGTCCTGGGGCAAAGCCCGGCCATCGATGCGCTGGTGGCGGGGCGGAGGATCGACGTGTCCCGCATCAGGGGCCAGTGGGAAGCCCATCTCCGCCTGGTGGTCGACCGACCATTTCCAGGCGTGCCGGAAGCGCTCGTCATCATCGGCTCCGACCGTCGCGGGGCAGCGTTCGGGGTCTACGACCTGTGCGAGCAGGTCGGCGTGTCGGCATGGCACTGGTTCGCCGACGTCCCGGTCCAGCGTCGGCAAAATGTCACCATCCCGTCGGAACCCCGGATCGACCAGCCGAAGGTTCGCTACCGCGGCTTCTTCATCAATGACGAGGATCCCTGCTTCAGCGGATGGGCCAAAAAGAAGTTCGGCGGCATCAATGCGGCGATGTATGCGCATGTGTTCGAACTGCTGTTGCGGATGAAGGGCAATTATCTCTGGCCCGCCATGTGGGCGCCCAAGGCGTTCGCCGCCGACGACCCCAATAATATGATCGTCGCCGATTCAATGGGCGTCGTGATCGGCAATTCCCATCATGAACCGATGCTGCGCGCCCAGGACGAGTGGCATCGACATACGGACCAGGGCGTCACCGGCGGCCTTTGGGATTATACCAAAAACGGTGAGAACCTTCGCGCCTTCTGGCGCGGCGGCATCGAAAGGATGGTCTCCAAGGGCAAGGGGCAGGTCTATGAGTCGCTGGTCACCGTGGGCATGCGCGGCGACGGCGACGAGGCCATGGTGGAGGGCACGGCGACCGAGTTGCTTGAACGCATCGTCGCCGACCAGCGCAAGATCATCGCGGAGGTCACGAAAAGACCGGCCAGCGATACGCCACAGCTCTGGGCGCTCTACAAGGAAGTACAGGACTATTACGACCACGGCATGAAGGCGCCCGACGACGTCACGCTGCTGTTCGCGGATGACAATTGGGGGCAGATTCGCCGGCTTCCGCCTCTGGGTTCGCCGCCCCGCCTAGGCGGCTATGGGGTCTATTATCATTTCGATTATGTCGGGGTTCCGCGCAACTACAAATGGCTCAACACCAATCAGATCGAAAAGATCTGGCAGCAGATGGATCTGGCCTATCAGCGCGGCGCCAGACAGATATGGATCGCCAATGTCGGCGATATCAAACCGATGGAATTTCCTCTGGGTTTCTTCCTGTCGATGGCATGGAATCCCGAAGCGATGACGCCCGAAGCCCTGCAAGCCTATCCGCACGCCTGGGCGCGAGCAAGTTTCGGCCCGCACCAAGCCGTCGAGATTGGCGACATCATGACGACCTACAGCAAATTGGCGGCGCGGCGTAAGCCCGAGCTGATCGATCAGGACAGCTTTCCCCTGGGCGAGGCGACGGCGGAAGCTCTGGACGGCGCCGAGTTCGGCCAGATGGTCGATGAGTGGAACGCGCTGGAAGCCCGTATGCTGGCGGTACGCGGCAAGCTGCCGCCGGAGCAGGCGGACGCCTATTACCAGTTGCTTGAATTCCCGGTCTCCGCGATGGCCAACCTCTATCGCCTTCATTATTCCACCGCCTGGAACCGGAAACTCGCCGCGTCGAACGACGCGCGCGCCAACTATTTCGCAACCGAGGTCGAGACGGCCTATGCGCGGGACGGTGCCCTGACCGAGCGCTATCATACGATAAACGGCGGCAAGTGGGATGGCATGATGAACCAGGTCCACATGAATTACGTCATCTGGAATGATCCCACGCAACAGACGATGCCCAGCATCATCCGGGTCGGCGGCGATACGCCAGACGGCAAGCGGCGACGCCAGCCGACCTTCGTCACATCTGCGCCCCGCCAGCCGGGAATCGTCGCGCGCGAGGCAGGGACGTTCAATCGCGCGCATCATGGTCCCGGCCTGCGATGGACGAACATTCCAAATCTTGGGCGCACGGCAGGCGGCGTTCTCGCGCTGCCGCAGGGGCAGGCGGCGACGAGCGAACGGGATGGCGTCCGTCTCGAATATGACATGGTCATGGACAGGCCCGGCCCCGCGACTCTCACGCTGTTCCTTGCGCCGACCCTGGACACGCTCGGTCAGGGCGCACTGCGTATCGGCGTTTCCATCGACGACCAGCCCGTCCAGCCGCTCACGGCCCGGCTCGAAGCGACCGGCGGCGCGCAGGACACGCCGGGCAAGCAGGCCTGGGCGGAGGCTGTGCGCAACAATGTCGTCAGGCTGTCGGCGGAACTCGGCCCTCTTACGGCCGGCAGGCATGTCGTAAAAATCTGGCGGCTGGACGACAATGTCGTGCTCCAGAAAGTCGTGCTGGCGACCGTGCCCTTACCCCCGTCCTATCTTGGACCGACCCCCACCTAA